CGGGTCCTCcagcagggaggaggcaggagcccCAGAGGAGGAGGACGCCCAAGGCCCAACAAAGGCAGACACAGAGGAGTGGGCAGAGGGAGGCGGGCACAGCCGAGAGCGAGCAGATGAGCCCCAGCGGAGCCTCTATCCCTCCAACAGCCAAGTCTCAGAAGAAGCAAAGACACGCCATTCTGAGAAGAGCGAGAGAGAggataaggaggaggaggaggagggagagaactATCAAAAAGGGGAGCAAGGGGAAGATGGCAGTGAAGAGAAACACCTTGAAGAGCCAGGAGAGACACAAAACGCTTTCCTCAACGAAAGAAATCAGGcttcagctataaaaaaagagGAGTTAGTGGCCAGATCTGAAACACATGCTGCCGGGCACGCTGAGGAGAAGACGCATAGCCGGGAGAAGAATAGCCAGGAGAGTGGAGAGGAGGCAAGGAGCCAGGAGAAACACCCCCAGGAGTCTAAAGGCCATCCCCGAAGTCAGGAAGAATCTGAGGAAGGTGAGGAAGATGCCACCTCTGAGGTGGACAAACGACGCACGAGGCCCAGACACCACCACGGGAGGACCAGGCCTGACAGGTCCTCTCAAGGAGGGAGTCTTCCCTCTGAGGAAAACGGACACTCCCTGGAGGAATCTGAGGAGTCAAACGTCGGCATGGCCAGTTTAGGGGAAAAGAGGGaccaccattcaacccactacaggGCTTCAGAGGAAGAACCTGAATatggagaagaaataaagagttaTCCAGGCGTCCAGGCCCCCGAGGACCTGGAGGGGGAGCGCTATAGGGGCAGAGGAAGTGAGGAATACAGGGCTCCAAGACCTCAGAGTGAGGAGAGTTGGGATGAGGAGGACAAGAGAAACTACCCCAGCTTAGAGCTTGATAAGATGGCACATGGATATGGTGAAGAAAGTGAGGAAGAGAGGGGCCATGAGCGGGGAAAGGGACGCCATCacagaggcaggggaggggagccACGTGCCTATTTCATGTCTGACgccagagaagagaaaagattCTTGGGTGAAGGACACCACCGTGTCCAAGAAAGCCAGATGGACAAGGCAAGGAGGCGTCCACAAGGTGCGTGGAAAGAGCTGGACAGAAATTACCTCAACTATGGTGAGGAAGGAGCCCAAGGGAAGTGGCAGCAGCAGGGAGACCTGCAGGACACTAAAGAAAACAGGGAGGAAGCAAGGTTTCAAGATAAACAATATGGCTCCCATCACACAGCTGAAAAGAGGAAGAGATTAGGGGAACTGTTTAACCCATACTATGACCCTCTCCAGTGGAAGAGCAGCCATTTTGAAAGAAGAGACAACATGGATGACAATTTTCTCGAGGGTGAAGAGGAAAATGAGCTGGCCTTGAATGAGAAGAATTTCTTCCCAGAATACAACTATGACTGGTGGGAGAAGAAGCCCTTCTCGGAGGATGTGAACTGGGGGTATGAGAAGAGAAACCTCGCCAGGGTCCCCAAGCTGGACCTGAAAAGGCAGTATGACAGGGTGGCCCAACTGGACCAGCTCCTTCACTACAGGAAGAAGTCAGCCGAGTTTCCAGACTTTTATGATTCTGAGGAGCCGATAAGCACCCGCCAGGaggcagaaaatgaaaaggaCAGGGCTGACCAGCCAGTCCTGACAGAGGACGAGGTA
This genomic interval from Theropithecus gelada isolate Dixy chromosome 10, Tgel_1.0, whole genome shotgun sequence contains the following:
- the CHGB gene encoding secretogranin-1, whose amino-acid sequence is MQPALLLSLLGAVGLAAVNSMPVDNRNHNEEMVTRCIIEVLSNALSKSSAPPITPECRQVLKKSRKDVKDKETTENENTKFEVRLLRDPDDASEAHGSSSREEAGAPEEEDAQGPTKADTEEWAEGGGHSRERADEPQRSLYPSNSQVSEEAKTRHSEKSEREDKEEEEEGENYQKGEQGEDGSEEKHLEEPGETQNAFLNERNQASAIKKEELVARSETHAAGHAEEKTHSREKNSQESGEEARSQEKHPQESKGHPRSQEESEEGEEDATSEVDKRRTRPRHHHGRTRPDRSSQGGSLPSEENGHSLEESEESNVGMASLGEKRDHHSTHYRASEEEPEYGEEIKSYPGVQAPEDLEGERYRGRGSEEYRAPRPQSEESWDEEDKRNYPSLELDKMAHGYGEESEEERGHERGKGRHHRGRGGEPRAYFMSDAREEKRFLGEGHHRVQESQMDKARRRPQGAWKELDRNYLNYGEEGAQGKWQQQGDLQDTKENREEARFQDKQYGSHHTAEKRKRLGELFNPYYDPLQWKSSHFERRDNMDDNFLEGEEENELALNEKNFFPEYNYDWWEKKPFSEDVNWGYEKRNLARVPKLDLKRQYDRVAQLDQLLHYRKKSAEFPDFYDSEEPISTRQEAENEKDRADQPVLTEDEKKELENLAAMDLELQKIAEKFSQRG